Proteins from a genomic interval of Sphingobacterium lactis:
- a CDS encoding RagB/SusD family nutrient uptake outer membrane protein yields MKTTIKFGLLTAACLGMLSCNDSYLDIKPETTIQKGDFFKTESDMEMYVLNLYDFRAADFYEADATTDNASTTGNKEIKNMMLGNVTAANTTTGWDWDQLRKVNFLLENIAGSNLSEAKKKHYEGLGRYFRARFYAEKVQRFSDVPWVDKVISEKDEASLFGPRNKREEVVAKIMEDFAFAAANVETAKVAGKVNRWVVLQEYSRFALYEGTYRKYHTYLNLEKTVQEFLTKAYQTSEEIMTKGGFSIHNTGKPEADYLSLYNSSSLENNPEVILGRMYATNIINRSDWPGMFGSYEYYPLRDMLQSYLMKDGSVFTSKQGYETMGFVDEFKNRDPRLAQTYAAPGWELIYVSTYSQGPGIYIQQMTKNFSGYHQIKGFLNYKEQDTRFDMDIPLYRYAEVLLNFAEAKAELGLANQADLDRSVNLLRRRAGMPDMPITPALDPKMARDYSNVTAGNKSLILEIRRERRVELAFEGFRFNDLMRWHAGKLLEKKPQGIYFSGLGNHDMTGDGVPDVKLIDQSQSIPEVREKNSLGVPLRYFRVGKFGHDVSFFLSEGNKGYIDVVDKVGEFEQPKYYYRPVPQNDVNLNPNLKQIFNW; encoded by the coding sequence ATGAAAACAACGATAAAATTCGGTTTATTAACTGCAGCCTGCCTGGGCATGTTGTCCTGCAACGACAGTTATTTGGATATAAAACCCGAAACAACCATCCAGAAAGGAGATTTCTTCAAGACGGAGTCGGATATGGAAATGTATGTCCTGAACCTCTATGATTTCCGCGCAGCGGACTTCTATGAAGCAGATGCTACAACGGATAACGCCAGTACAACGGGAAATAAGGAAATCAAGAACATGATGTTGGGGAACGTAACGGCCGCCAACACGACGACAGGATGGGATTGGGACCAATTGCGAAAGGTAAATTTCCTATTGGAAAATATTGCAGGTTCCAACCTGTCCGAAGCGAAGAAAAAACATTACGAAGGATTGGGCCGATATTTCCGAGCGCGTTTTTATGCCGAGAAGGTGCAGCGCTTTTCGGATGTGCCATGGGTGGATAAGGTGATTTCGGAAAAGGATGAAGCCAGCCTATTTGGACCGCGGAATAAACGCGAGGAGGTCGTAGCGAAGATAATGGAAGATTTTGCGTTTGCTGCAGCAAATGTGGAAACGGCTAAAGTAGCAGGAAAGGTCAATCGGTGGGTGGTCCTTCAGGAGTACAGCCGCTTTGCGCTATACGAAGGAACGTACCGTAAATACCATACCTATCTGAATTTGGAGAAAACAGTTCAGGAGTTCCTGACCAAAGCCTACCAAACTTCCGAGGAAATCATGACGAAAGGCGGTTTCAGTATTCACAACACTGGAAAACCGGAGGCCGACTACCTGAGTCTATACAATTCCAGTAGCTTGGAGAACAATCCAGAAGTTATTCTGGGTCGCATGTATGCCACCAACATCATCAACCGTTCCGATTGGCCGGGGATGTTCGGGAGCTATGAATATTACCCATTGCGCGATATGTTGCAGAGTTACCTGATGAAAGATGGTTCGGTTTTCACGAGCAAGCAGGGCTATGAAACCATGGGTTTTGTGGATGAGTTTAAGAACCGCGATCCGAGATTGGCTCAAACGTATGCCGCACCGGGTTGGGAATTGATTTATGTAAGTACCTATTCGCAAGGCCCCGGAATTTATATCCAACAGATGACCAAGAACTTTTCCGGTTATCATCAGATTAAGGGCTTCCTGAATTATAAGGAGCAGGATACGCGCTTTGATATGGATATTCCGCTTTACCGCTATGCCGAGGTACTGCTAAACTTTGCGGAAGCGAAGGCAGAACTTGGGTTGGCCAATCAGGCGGACCTAGACAGATCGGTCAATCTACTTCGTCGCCGTGCGGGGATGCCGGATATGCCGATTACACCTGCATTGGATCCAAAGATGGCAAGAGACTACAGCAATGTAACGGCAGGGAATAAATCCCTGATTCTGGAGATTCGCCGCGAGCGCCGTGTGGAGCTAGCCTTTGAAGGATTCCGGTTCAACGACCTTATGCGCTGGCATGCCGGCAAACTGTTGGAGAAAAAACCACAGGGGATCTATTTCAGCGGACTGGGTAACCATGACATGACCGGCGATGGTGTTCCAGACGTGAAGTTGATCGACCAATCGCAGAGTATTCCAGAGGTACGGGAGAAAAACAGCCTTGGTGTTCCTTTGCGCTACTTCCGTGTCGGAAAATTTGGTCATGATGTATCTTTCTTCCTGAGTGAAGGAAATAAAGGGTATATTGATGTGGTGGATAAGGTTGGTGAATTCGAGCAGCCGAAGTATTATTACAGACCTGTTCCACAGAACGATGTGAACCTGAATCCAAATCTGAAACAGATATTTAATTGGTAA